One Triticum dicoccoides isolate Atlit2015 ecotype Zavitan chromosome 4B, WEW_v2.0, whole genome shotgun sequence genomic window carries:
- the LOC119291941 gene encoding aspartic proteinase nepenthesin-1-like, producing MMKDMIALQLLPCVLFLTVLLAMSATSHAAALRLDLTHVDSGRGFTKGELLRRMAARSRARIDSRWSPPGRGANAHAVTAPVARGTVGKEDFNSEYLIHFSIGTPRPQRVALTLDTGSDLVWTQCFCQVCFPQPFPELDTSASGTARGVSCFDPLCAQGSFSLSGCAVGDNSCMYTDSYGDNSVTTGKLYEDTFTFQQAPNGKAAVVPNLRFGCGMFNTGIFGSNESGIAGFGRGALSLPSQLKVGKFSHCFTTIVESRPSPAFLGTPDNLQAQATGRLQSTPLVRNPESNHYYLSLKGITVGKTRLPFDASAFALKGDGSGGTIIDSGSALTSVPEAVYRSLVEAFESQVPLPVNKNNTDEHEGLLCFTASPKKKEIAMPKLILHLEGADWDLPRENYVLYTEEDGLCVVIGSAGEDNRSLIGNFQQQNTHIVYDLEHNMLVFVPARCDKL from the coding sequence ATGATGAAGGACATGATAGCGTTGCAGCTTTTACCCTGCGTTCTCTTCCTAACGGTCTTGCTAGCCATGTCGGCGACCAGCCACGCGGCGGCCTTGCGCCTCGACCTCACGCATGTCGACAGCGGTCGCGGCTTCACCAAGGGCGAGCTTCTCCGCCGGATGGCCGCTCGGTCACGCGCCCGCATAGACAGCCGGTGGTCACCACCCGGGCGTGGCGCCAACGCCCACGCGGTGACCGCGCCGGTGGCACGTGGCACCGTCGGAAAAGAAGACTTTAACTCCGAGTACCTCATCCACTTTAGCATCGGCACGCCGCGCCCGCAGCGCGTGGCGCTGACGCTCGACACCGGCAGCGACCTCGTCTGGACGCAGTGCTTCTGCCAGGTCTGCTTCCCGCAGCCGTTCCCGGAGCTGGACACCTCCGCCTCCGGCACAGCCCGCGGCGTCTCCTGCTTCGACCCCCTCTGCGCGCAGGGGAGCTTCTCGCTCTCCGGGTGCGCAGTCGGCGACAACTCCTGCATGTACACCGACTCCTACGGTGACAACTCCGTCACGACGGGGAAGCTGTACGAAGACACCTTCACCTTCCAACAGGCGCCCAACGGCAAGGCCGCCGTCGTGCCCAACCTCCGCTTTGGTTGTGGCATGTTCAACACCGGCATCTTCGGATCAAACGAGTCCGGCATCGCCGGCTTCGGGCGCGGGGCGTTGTCTCTGCCGTCGCAGCTCAAGGTCGGCAAGTTCTCCCACTGCTTCACCACCATCGTGGAGTCCAGGCCCAGCCCCGCATTCCTGGGCACGCCGGACAACCTTCAAGCACAGGCCACGGGGCGTCTCCAATCCACCCCGTTGGTGCGAAACCCCGAATCCAATCACTACTACCTTTCGCTCAAGGGCATCACCGTGGGCAAGACGCGGCTGCCGTTCGACGCATCGGCGTTCGCGCTCAAGGGCGACGGCTCCGGCGGCACGATCATCGACTCCGGCTCGGCCCTGACGAGCGTCCCGGAGGCCGTGTACCGGAGCCTCGTGGAGGCATTCGAGTCGCAGGTACCGCTGCCTGTCAACAAAAACAACACCGACGAGCACGAGGGCTTGTTGTGCTTCACCGCCTCGCCGAAGAAGAAGGAGATCGCCATGCCGAAGCTGATCCTTCACCTAGAGGGCGCAGACTGGGACCTTCCACGGGAGAACTACGTGTTGTACACTGAGGAGGACGGGCTGTGCGTGGTGATAGGTTCCGCGGGCGAGGACAACAGGTCGCTCATAGGCAACTTCCAGCAGCAGAACACGCACATCGTCTACGACCTGGAGCACAATATGCTGGTGTTCGTGCCTGCGCGCTGCGACAAGCTGTGA